The Brassica rapa cultivar Chiifu-401-42 chromosome A10, CAAS_Brap_v3.01, whole genome shotgun sequence genome segment GGTGTTGACACTGGCCGGATATGGTTAGTAGTACACACAACTCAATGTCATTTCATGTACCTTATAATCCTTCTTTGAAGATTGCAATATTCATTATAGGTTTGACAATCTTCGGATCCCAAGAGAGAATTTACTGAACTCAGTTGCTGATGTTTCACCTGATGGAGAGTATGTTAGCGCTATTAAAAATCCTGATCAGGTAGCTGTTAAAACCATGGTTAGGAATCTTAGGATAAACTTTATATAGTTTTGTGGAGTTTCAGTGACAatgtttcaaattttataacaGAGATTTGGAGCATTCTTGGCCCCTTTGACCTCTGGTCGTGTCACCATTGCTTCATGTGCAATTTACTCTGCAAAGGTACATGTTTCAGCAATCCTATCTTCTCTGAGAATCAACTTGACTATACTTGCAGATTCTTAATATGTGGCAGGTGGGATTAGCTGTTGCTATAAGATACTCACTATCAAGAAGAGCCTTCTCTATTGTAGCCAATGGTCCTGAAGTGCTCCTTCTTGATTATCCAAGCCATCAAAGACGACTTTTACCACTCCTTGCAAAGACGTAAGGATCTTTATGACTACTACTATGTGATCCCTCTTGgaaaattattttatcttaaCTGAATCTTATGTACACTAGATATGCTATGAGTTTTGCGGCAAATGACATAAAGATGATGTACGTGAAGAGGACACCTGAGACCAACAAAGAGATTCATGTTGTCTCAATGGGACTAAAAGCTCTTCTCACCTGGCACAATATGCGAACCCTTCAGGTGTCTTATCAAAACTTTCATGTGAGAAAGCTCAAATGGGCCATACTgatgttattttaatttttctgcttgtttttttttttcaaggaaTGTCGTGAGGCTTGTGGAGGGCAAGGTTTGAAAACAGAGAATCGAGTTGGTCATTTAAAAGGCGACTATGATGTGCAGACTACATTTGAAGGTGACAATAATGTTCTGATGCAGCAGGTAAGGCTAATGAACATAATCAGTGCTGTAGTTTTCCCTTGTTTTGACTATACAATGTTACTTATGTGGAGTTTAGGTAAGCAAGGCACTTTTTGCTGAGTATGCGTCGTGTAAGAAGAGGAACAAACCTTTCAAAGGATTGGGATTGGAACACATGAACAGTCCTCGTCCTGTATTGCCTACTCAACTCACATCTTCTACCCTCAGATGTAGCCACTTCCAGGTCATAATAACTCATATTCCTCTAAACCATTTTATTTAGATGaattcaacttttttttaatcaaacatCACTTATATTTTGTCCCTAGCAGAAAAATGTATTCTGCTTAAGAGAGCGAGATCTTCTAGAAAGATATACTTGTGAAGTTGCAGAGCTTCAAGAGAGAGGAAAAAGCAGAGAGTTCTCCTTCCTCTTGGTTAGCATTCTCACAAAACAATTGGTTGCATATACTAATGGAATTCTCTCCTCATTTTCTACATCTCCTCTATGCTTGCAGAGTCATCAACTTTCTGAAGATCTAAGTAAAGCTTTTGCGGAAAAAGCAATCCTACAAGCCGTTTTGGATGCTGAAGCCAAACTGCCTGCTGGCTCCATTAAGGTAAACAAGGTCACTGTTAGCCATGGCCAGTTCTTGGCACAGTcttgatgaaacattcgcctaaccacaaaattttaaagatctatTTTATGTAAATAGCATGCGcacaaaattatcaaaaaaaattattaagattaatctaaaaatgtttatagcACCCTGGCTGAACCATAATTTTCACTACTCTGAGCACAATATATTATTAGACAATATGAGAGTAAAGAACTGTTTCAATACTCTAAGCACAATAGTTGATGATcttttagtttgatttttttttgtaacttatatagttatgaaatttatttatatatagacTATAAGGTACGTGAAGACTAAAAGAGGAACCAAACTAAACTAACTAGCACCATCTATTTTGATGATGGGATGTGGTGGGTCTTGTAAGATCAATGTACGCATTGATCTGCATGGAAGAAGATCCATCGTTCTTGAGATATGGTTACCTCTCAAGGGACAGTGTTGGAGATGTGAGGAGAGAAGTTTCTAAGCTTTGCAGAGAGCTTAGACCACACGCGCTTGCACTTGTCACTTCATTCGGAATACCAGACGCGTTTTTGGGACCGATTGCATTTAACTGGATCGAAGCCAACGCTTGGTCTTAAATATTATGTTGTACTAGAAATAGTCCCTTCAATAATTTCAAAACATATTGTTGAAGCTGTCGCATTGCTGTATTACTAGTACTACTAGTAAAAGAGGATATTCTCAGCTTTTGACAGTTCTGTAATAATAACTGACAAATTACcattataaataatttgttaCAGAGGTTTTAGTGTATTTGTAGTTTGTACAATGTACTGTACATAGTAAAAACAAAGagacttttttcttttcttgataaGAAGAAAAGAGTTGTTCTATGTAGAAATGTTGTTGCTACAATAAGGCACAAAAGGAAAACAATGACAGACATTACACAGATCTATTATATTAATGTCACTGTCAACTTCTTCTGAAAAcctattttatcaaaaaacagaaaataa includes the following:
- the LOC103844048 gene encoding LOW QUALITY PROTEIN: putative acyl-coenzyme A oxidase 3.2, peroxisomal (The sequence of the model RefSeq protein was modified relative to this genomic sequence to represent the inferred CDS: substituted 2 bases at 2 genomic stop codons), producing the protein MSENCALRRANVLANHILQSPPQPWNNSLAREACLQYTPPEVNESYGFQVKEMRKLLDGHNLEDRDWLYGIIIQSNLFNRKERGGGKVFVSPDYNETMEQQREISMKRIMYFLENGVFKGWLTETSPEAELKKFALYEVCGMYDYSLSAKLGVHFLLWGNAIKFFGTKRHHEKWLKDTEDYLVKGCFAMTELGHGSNVKGIETVTSYDPRTEEFVINTPCESAQKYWIGEAAIHANHAIVISQLEINETNQGIHVFIAQIRDQDGNICPNIHIADCGHKIGLNGVDTGRIWFDNLRIPRENLLNSVADVSPDGEYVSAIKNPDQRFGAFLAPLTSGRVTIASCAIYSAKVGLAVAIRYSLSRRAFSIVANGPEVLLLDYPSHQRRLLPLLAKTYAMSFAANDIKMMYVKRTPETNKEIHVVSMGLKALLTWHNMRTLQECREACGGQGLKTENRVGHLKGDYDVQTTFEGDNNVLMQQVSKALFAEYASCKKRNKPFKGLGLEHMNSPRPVLPTQLTSSTLRCSHFQKNVFCLRERDLLERYTCEVAELQERGKSREFSFLLSHQLSEDLSKAFAEKAILQAVLDAEAKLPAGSIKHHLFXXWDVVGLVRSMYALICMEEDPSFLRYGYLSRDSVGDVRREVSKLCRELRPHALALVTSFGIPDAFLGPIAFNWIEANAWS